In the genome of Cryptomeria japonica chromosome 8, Sugi_1.0, whole genome shotgun sequence, one region contains:
- the LOC131074191 gene encoding naringenin,2-oxoglutarate 3-dioxygenase, translating to MAHAAIDSVRGLVDSGVKDLPLSFLKDEHERPTVPHNVFCHDIPVISLLNSRGHGRDQVRTELKKACQEWGIFQVVDHRIPKELTNLIMTHAMDFFSLPLEEKLEYALKPGSYLGYGNGSFIKDDPLMDWRELYVTRCLPRDLNLWPSKPPTMRKTIADYSDATLGLVGELLELISEALELESKAIENACGDAEQKLLLNYYPKCPRPDLTLGLKRHTDPGTITLLLQDKVGGLQVTRDDGKSWVTVEPIEGAFVVNLGDQMHVLSNGIFKSADHQAVVNSSITRLSIATFYNPNPNSIVYPLEGLVDEEHPSKFERYIYNEFYGRKMSQHVVERGKKLDLMEGKKINSTV from the exons ATGGCACATGCGGCGATAGATAGTGTGAGAGGCTTGGTAGATTCTGGCGTTAAGGATCTGCCTTTGAGCTTCCTCAAAGATGAGCACGAGCGTCCCACAGTCCCGCACAATGTCTTTTGCCATGATATTCCTGTCATTTCCCTCCTCAACTCTCGGGGGCATGGAAGAGATCAAGTAAGAACCGAGCTGAAGAAGGCCTGTCAAGAGTGGGGAATATTTCAGGTTGTGGATCATCGAATTCCAAAGGAGCTCACAAACCTAATCATGACCCACGCGATGGATTTCTTCTCACTCCCCCTCGAGGAAAAATTAGAGTATGCTTTGAAGCCCGGAAGCTATCTTGGCTATGGTAATGGCAGCTTTATCAAGGACGACCCTCTCATGGATTGGAGAGAGCTCTACGTTACCAGATGTTTGCCTCGGGACCTAAATCTATGGCCTTCTAAACCACCAACTATGCG GAAGACTATTGCAGATTACAGCGACGCTACCCTTGGGCTGGTAGGAGAGTTATTAGAGCTCATCTCCGAAGCTCTTGAGCTAGAGTCTAAAGCCATAGAGAATGCGTGCGGAGATGCAGAACAGAAGCTTCTATTGAATTATTACCCAAAATGCCCTCGACCTGATTTGACGCTGGGATTAAAGAGACACACAGATCCGGGGACCATAACTTTGTTGCTTCAGGACAAAGTTGGGGGACTGCAAGTCACTAGAGATGACGGCAAAAGTTGGGTGACTGTCGAACCAATTGAGGGGGCATTTGTGGTGAATTTGGGAGATCAGATGCAT GTGTTAAGCAATGGCATTTTTAAGAGCGCAGATCATCAGGCTGTGGTGAATTCGAGCATTACAAGATTGTCCATAGCAACTTTCTACAATCCCAATCCAAATTCGATAGTTTATCCATTGGAGGGATTGGTTGACGAGGAGCATCCCAGCAAATTTGAACGCTACATCTACAATGAGTTTTATGGCAGAAAGATGAGCCAGCACGTAGTTGAGAGAGGAAAAAAGCTAGATTTGATGGAAGGGAAGAAGATAAATAGTACAGTTTAG